The following coding sequences are from one Megamonas funiformis window:
- a CDS encoding AEC family transporter — protein MDEAQLRFLFVFTDLIAPLVAGYLCYRYQVITQDFCNKLIKINIRLVVSILSFLSFWTLKISTDLLWLPLFGFLACIIPGLIAKYTFASSYKNLNDRGAYMMASMLSNIGTLSGLCAFIVYGIQGFAYLQIVAMFQTLFTLSVCFPLANYYHSKASRRHHQKNQISIRKLLFNLNQLPVLAMIIGFCLALKNIPTPQIGYDIFNYLVHIGAWAGLFPVGYITRFDKAKYFLRKTSDIIVVKFVVLPLIAYFVVIYLFNDPILIGSMIIAFSAPTAINAVLACSIYKLNVNIAISSFLSTTIIFLLIIFPLYFFVIKDLIIP, from the coding sequence TTGGACGAGGCTCAACTTCGCTTTCTATTTGTATTTACAGATTTAATTGCTCCACTTGTTGCTGGTTATTTATGTTATCGCTATCAAGTAATCACACAAGATTTTTGTAATAAACTTATAAAAATCAATATTCGTTTAGTAGTTTCCATCTTATCTTTTTTAAGCTTTTGGACTTTAAAGATAAGCACAGATTTATTATGGCTTCCTTTATTTGGTTTTTTAGCCTGCATTATTCCTGGATTGATTGCCAAATATACATTTGCTTCTAGTTATAAAAATCTAAATGACCGCGGTGCTTATATGATGGCATCTATGCTATCTAATATTGGTACTTTATCTGGTCTATGTGCTTTTATAGTTTATGGTATTCAAGGCTTTGCCTATCTCCAAATTGTAGCCATGTTCCAAACTTTATTTACATTAAGCGTATGCTTTCCTTTAGCTAATTATTATCATTCAAAAGCTAGCCGTAGACATCATCAAAAAAATCAAATCAGCATTCGCAAATTATTATTCAATCTCAATCAATTACCAGTTTTAGCAATGATTATCGGTTTTTGTTTAGCTTTAAAAAATATCCCTACACCACAAATCGGTTATGATATTTTCAATTATTTAGTACATATAGGTGCTTGGGCAGGTCTATTTCCTGTTGGTTATATCACTAGATTTGATAAAGCCAAATATTTTTTACGCAAAACAAGCGATATCATTGTAGTAAAATTCGTTGTACTTCCTTTAATCGCTTATTTTGTTGTAATTTATCTTTTCAACGACCCTATTTTAATTGGCAGCATGATTATCGCCTTTTCTGCTCCAACTGCAATCAATGCTGTACTTGCTTGTAGCATATATAAATTAAATGTAAACATCGCTATTTCTTCATTCCTTTCTACAACAATCATCTTCTTACTCATAATATTCCCTTTATATTTCTTTGTAATTAAAGATTTAATTATACCTTAA
- a CDS encoding MATE family efflux transporter, producing the protein MVKDLTTGSPAKLILMFTLPLIVGNVFQQLYLLSDTLIVGRLLGVSALAAVGCSGCLMFFMIGFVIGFTAGLSICTGQRFGAKDEEGMKKSAAACVVLSAITTVIVTIFGVIMVRPALIFLQTPPEVLDMACTFLTVIFLGIVATMMFNMSSNLIRALGDSKTPLYFLILGCVLNIILEVVFIGVFNWGIQGAGFATVLAQLINGGCCVYYIKKKIPLLHFELKDLKISREIAIQHLKVALPMGFQASIIAIGAIILQVPLNNLGEVAVAAYAAAQKIDMIAVMPLMSFGMAMAAYTAQNYGAGRMDRIKTGVNKCILMSGGFSILAGMINICLGPILIRLFVGDGQEQVVEYGHIYLIVNGSCYLILSLLFIYRYTLQGLGQSIIPTFAGIMELVMRAAAGLFLVDAFGYIGACWANPMAWIGSCVPLMIAFYITRKSLLKKYYEHKLSV; encoded by the coding sequence ATGGTAAAAGATTTAACTACAGGTAGCCCTGCCAAATTAATTTTGATGTTTACTTTGCCACTTATTGTAGGTAATGTATTTCAACAATTATATTTATTAAGTGATACTTTAATTGTAGGTCGTTTACTTGGTGTAAGTGCATTAGCAGCTGTAGGTTGTAGTGGCTGTTTGATGTTCTTTATGATTGGATTTGTAATAGGTTTTACAGCTGGATTATCTATTTGCACAGGACAGCGTTTCGGGGCAAAAGATGAAGAAGGAATGAAAAAAAGTGCAGCAGCTTGTGTAGTTTTGAGTGCTATTACAACTGTTATTGTAACTATTTTTGGCGTGATAATGGTTCGCCCTGCACTTATTTTTTTACAGACACCACCAGAAGTATTGGATATGGCATGTACTTTTTTAACTGTAATTTTTTTAGGAATTGTAGCTACAATGATGTTTAATATGTCTTCTAATTTAATTCGCGCTTTAGGAGATAGTAAAACACCACTTTATTTTTTAATCTTAGGTTGTGTATTAAACATCATTTTAGAAGTAGTTTTTATTGGTGTATTTAACTGGGGTATTCAAGGTGCAGGTTTTGCAACTGTATTAGCACAATTAATCAATGGCGGTTGTTGTGTATATTATATTAAAAAGAAAATACCTCTATTACATTTTGAATTAAAAGATTTAAAGATTTCTAGAGAAATAGCTATACAGCATTTAAAAGTAGCTCTTCCTATGGGATTTCAAGCTTCTATCATCGCTATCGGTGCTATTATTTTGCAAGTTCCTTTGAATAATTTAGGTGAAGTCGCTGTAGCAGCATATGCAGCAGCTCAAAAAATAGATATGATAGCTGTTATGCCACTTATGTCCTTTGGCATGGCAATGGCAGCTTATACAGCTCAAAATTATGGTGCAGGTCGCATGGACAGAATAAAGACTGGCGTTAATAAATGTATTTTAATGTCAGGTGGTTTTAGTATTTTAGCAGGAATGATAAATATTTGTTTAGGTCCAATCTTGATTAGATTATTTGTGGGTGATGGGCAAGAACAAGTAGTGGAATATGGTCATATTTATTTGATTGTAAATGGTTCATGCTATTTAATTTTATCTTTATTATTTATTTATCGTTATACATTGCAAGGTTTGGGACAAAGCATTATTCCTACTTTTGCAGGTATCATGGAATTGGTGATGAGAGCAGCGGCTGGTCTGTTTTTAGTTGATGCATTTGGTTATATCGGTGCATGTTGGGCAAATCCTATGGCATGGATTGGTTCATGTGTGCCACTTATGATAGCTTTTTATATTACAAGAAAGTCTTTGTTGAAAAAGTATTATGAACACAAATTATCAGTTTGA
- a CDS encoding histidinol-phosphatase HisJ family protein, which yields MLFDTHLHTKFSADSKMSIEDAILSAKQQNIGLVLTEHLDYDFPGDDIYEFNPQQYFQEYSSYQSKTLYLGVEVGMQEHTLIQSKKFVESAPFDQVICSLHLLDGKDLFYESCYTENKHTVYLNYLNTMIKLIKQHDFANILGHVDYICRYAPYAKKDICYEEFHDTIDILWQTIIDKGIVPELNTRRFDNSNNISILLKLYERYAMLGGKYVSIGSDAHKPENIGFAFKEAYALLDKLNLQPVYFVNRQMQLSKI from the coding sequence ATGCTTTTTGATACTCATCTGCATACAAAATTTTCTGCTGACTCTAAAATGTCTATCGAAGACGCCATCTTAAGTGCTAAACAACAAAATATAGGCTTAGTACTCACAGAACATTTAGATTATGATTTTCCTGGTGATGATATCTATGAGTTTAACCCCCAACAATATTTTCAAGAATATTCTAGCTACCAATCAAAAACACTCTATTTAGGTGTAGAAGTTGGTATGCAAGAACATACTCTCATTCAAAGTAAAAAATTTGTCGAAAGTGCTCCTTTTGACCAAGTTATTTGCTCATTGCATTTATTAGATGGTAAAGATTTATTTTATGAATCCTGTTATACTGAAAATAAGCATACTGTATATCTAAACTATTTAAACACAATGATAAAATTAATCAAACAACATGATTTTGCTAATATACTAGGTCATGTAGATTATATTTGTCGTTATGCTCCATATGCAAAAAAAGATATTTGCTATGAAGAATTCCATGACACTATTGATATTCTTTGGCAGACAATCATTGACAAAGGTATTGTGCCTGAACTAAATACTAGACGTTTTGATAACTCTAATAATATATCTATTTTATTAAAATTATATGAACGCTATGCTATGCTTGGTGGTAAATATGTAAGTATAGGCTCTGATGCACATAAACCAGAAAATATAGGTTTTGCCTTTAAAGAAGCTTATGCATTACTTGATAAATTAAATTTACAACCAGTATATTTTGTCAATCGTCAAATGCAGCTCAGTAAAATTTAA
- a CDS encoding HAD family hydrolase, which produces MKNIIFDIDGTLWDSTDVVAESWNEAIWEKAGIKANLDGDKLKKLFGKTMDEIGRLMLPTLDDEKRAEVCQACYDYEDAYLEKHSGVFYDGVIDTLNELAKDYNLYVVSNCQVGYIETTLRYANITDKVKDHLCYGDTGLHKGETIKLLMKKNNIDEAIYVGDTQGDFEACEMANIPMIFASYGFGKVENPAYTINDIKELPSLMAKINTK; this is translated from the coding sequence ATGAAAAATATTATTTTTGATATTGATGGTACTTTGTGGGATTCCACTGATGTAGTAGCTGAAAGTTGGAATGAAGCTATTTGGGAAAAAGCAGGAATTAAAGCAAATTTAGATGGCGATAAATTAAAAAAATTATTTGGTAAAACCATGGATGAAATTGGTAGACTTATGTTGCCTACTTTAGATGATGAAAAACGTGCTGAAGTTTGTCAGGCTTGTTATGATTATGAAGATGCTTATTTAGAAAAACATTCAGGCGTTTTTTATGATGGTGTTATTGATACTTTAAATGAATTAGCGAAAGATTATAATTTATATGTCGTAAGCAATTGTCAGGTAGGTTATATCGAAACAACTTTAAGATATGCAAATATTACAGATAAAGTGAAAGACCATTTATGTTATGGTGATACAGGATTGCATAAGGGCGAAACTATTAAATTATTGATGAAAAAAAATAATATAGATGAAGCTATTTATGTAGGTGATACACAAGGCGATTTTGAAGCTTGTGAAATGGCAAACATTCCTATGATTTTTGCAAGTTATGGCTTTGGTAAAGTGGAAAATCCAGCTTATACAATCAATGATATTAAAGAATTACCATCATTAATGGCAAAAATAAATACAAAATAA
- a CDS encoding cupin domain-containing protein: protein MIFTEHEIVRKEKANGGKGHIIIEHLLTKNELKEQCGMFAHVTLEPNCSLGYHEHHGNGEAYYITKGSGLYSDNGNIIEVKAGDVVFCPDGEGHGIENTSSSENLEFTALIINTVK, encoded by the coding sequence ATGATTTTCACAGAACATGAAATTGTCCGCAAAGAAAAAGCAAATGGTGGTAAAGGTCATATCATTATTGAACATTTACTCACTAAAAACGAATTAAAAGAACAATGTGGTATGTTCGCTCATGTTACTTTAGAGCCAAATTGTTCTTTAGGCTATCATGAACATCACGGTAACGGCGAAGCTTATTATATCACTAAAGGCAGTGGTCTTTACAGTGATAACGGAAATATTATTGAAGTTAAAGCTGGTGATGTTGTCTTCTGTCCAGATGGAGAAGGTCATGGCATCGAAAACACATCTTCTTCTGAAAATCTAGAATTCACAGCTCTTATTATCAATACAGTTAAATAA
- a CDS encoding UDP-glucose dehydrogenase family protein — protein MKVAMIGTGYVGLVTGTCFAATGNNVICVDVAEQKIENLKKGIIPIYEPGLEQMVKSAQQRGNLKFTTDIKEALKESDICFIAVGTPMGEDGSADLQYVMNAAREIGQYMIHDMYIVDKSTVPVGTGDKVKAVIQEELDKRGSDLKFDVISNPEFLKEGNACQDFMHPDRVVIGSENAKSIEVMQELYEPFIRSSEFFVTMDIKSAELTKYAANAMLATKISFINEIANISERVGADINKVRRGIASDSRIGYSFLNPGCGYGGSCFPKDVKALIKTSKEHDYEPELLSSVENVNSRQKMVLVHSITEVLGEDLSDKKIAIWGLAFKPGTDDMREAPSIRLIEELKQRGAKVQAYDPQAMNMAKSFYLKDVEVEYINNKYDALNDVDALVIVTEWKEFQSPDFMEIAARMKGNDIFDGRNIYKAKTVKSHGLNYYQIGVRK, from the coding sequence ATGAAAGTTGCAATGATAGGAACAGGTTATGTAGGACTTGTTACAGGAACTTGTTTTGCCGCTACAGGAAATAATGTTATTTGTGTTGATGTGGCAGAGCAAAAAATTGAAAATTTGAAAAAGGGAATAATTCCTATATATGAGCCAGGTCTAGAACAAATGGTAAAATCAGCTCAACAGCGAGGCAATTTGAAATTCACAACTGATATAAAAGAAGCTTTAAAAGAAAGTGATATTTGTTTTATTGCAGTGGGAACACCTATGGGCGAAGATGGCAGTGCTGATTTACAATATGTGATGAATGCAGCACGTGAAATCGGTCAATATATGATTCATGATATGTATATCGTGGATAAATCAACAGTACCAGTGGGAACTGGAGATAAAGTAAAAGCTGTAATTCAAGAAGAATTAGATAAACGTGGTAGTGATTTAAAATTTGATGTTATATCTAATCCTGAATTTTTAAAAGAAGGCAATGCTTGCCAAGATTTTATGCACCCAGATAGAGTGGTTATTGGTTCTGAAAATGCAAAATCAATAGAAGTTATGCAAGAATTATATGAACCATTTATTCGTTCTAGTGAATTTTTCGTAACTATGGATATCAAAAGTGCAGAACTCACAAAATACGCTGCAAATGCTATGCTTGCTACTAAGATTTCTTTTATCAATGAAATCGCTAATATCAGTGAACGCGTAGGAGCTGATATCAATAAAGTAAGACGTGGCATCGCAAGTGATTCTCGCATTGGGTATAGTTTCTTAAATCCAGGTTGTGGTTATGGTGGAAGTTGCTTCCCTAAAGATGTAAAAGCTTTGATTAAAACAAGTAAAGAACATGATTATGAACCAGAATTATTATCATCTGTAGAAAATGTAAATTCTCGTCAAAAGATGGTATTAGTGCATAGTATCACAGAAGTCTTAGGTGAAGATTTAAGTGATAAAAAAATTGCAATCTGGGGATTAGCGTTTAAACCTGGAACAGATGATATGCGAGAAGCTCCATCAATCAGATTGATTGAAGAATTGAAACAACGTGGAGCAAAAGTACAAGCATATGACCCTCAAGCTATGAATATGGCAAAATCTTTTTATCTTAAAGATGTAGAAGTAGAGTATATAAATAATAAATATGATGCTCTAAATGATGTGGATGCTTTAGTGATTGTTACTGAATGGAAAGAATTCCAAAGTCCAGATTTCATGGAAATTGCTGCAAGAATGAAGGGCAATGATATTTTTGATGGACGAAATATTTATAAAGCAAAAACAGTAAAAAGTCATGGCTTAAATTATTATCAAATTGGTGTACGAAAATAA
- a CDS encoding YdcF family protein, with protein MIEFLKFGASWVLPPGIFFVLFLFIAYCCKKRKQTRLAIAITFVTFIFYLASTSYVASMLIGRLEDAYDPPKHLPNADVIIVLGGGATGDTPDVTGTGTLCSIPANRLLTAVRLQKKLGIPIIVSGGQIYEDSGREADIARRILKELGVSEDMILLENRSLNTTQNAEYSTNILKSRKYKQPLLVTSAFHMERAVVNFNKLGVDVIPYPCDYMVNKEKVFHYNRLAPSSQALEFTAIYLQENLRTFVTKYIE; from the coding sequence ATGATTGAGTTTTTAAAATTTGGTGCTAGTTGGGTATTACCGCCAGGTATATTTTTTGTTTTATTTTTATTTATAGCTTATTGTTGTAAAAAAAGAAAACAAACAAGACTAGCAATAGCTATTACATTTGTTACATTTATTTTTTATTTAGCATCAACTTCTTATGTAGCAAGTATGTTAATTGGTAGATTAGAAGATGCTTATGACCCACCAAAACATTTACCTAATGCAGATGTAATTATTGTTTTAGGTGGTGGAGCTACAGGCGATACGCCAGATGTTACTGGAACAGGGACTTTATGCAGTATACCAGCAAATCGATTACTTACAGCTGTTCGCTTACAGAAGAAATTAGGTATACCAATTATTGTATCTGGTGGACAAATTTATGAAGATAGTGGTAGAGAAGCAGATATTGCCAGACGCATTTTGAAAGAACTCGGTGTATCTGAAGATATGATTTTATTAGAAAACCGTAGCTTAAATACAACACAAAATGCAGAGTATAGTACTAATATTTTAAAATCAAGAAAGTATAAACAGCCTTTACTTGTAACATCAGCTTTTCATATGGAAAGAGCAGTTGTTAATTTTAATAAATTAGGTGTAGATGTAATACCATATCCTTGCGATTATATGGTGAATAAAGAAAAAGTTTTTCACTATAATCGCTTAGCGCCATCATCGCAGGCTTTAGAATTTACAGCAATTTATCTGCAAGAAAATTTACGAACTTTTGTAACTAAATATATAGAATAG
- a CDS encoding phosphomannomutase/phosphoglucomutase: MELKSSAFKAYDIRGKFPEEVNEELAYRIGRVFPTLFNAKRVAVGHDIRLSGPDIQKALELGLTEMGCEVVDIGQCGTEMIYFATAHLGLDGGIMITASHNPKEYNGLKLVRKEARPISGDTGLKDIEAKVMAGELGTPAEVSAKVIEVDIMKDYIDHLLTYVDMSALKPLKIVVNSGNGAAGPAIDELEKRLPFNFIKVNNNPDGTFPNGVPNPLLMENREATAKVVREEKADLGVAFDGDFDRCFIFDENGDMIEGYYIVGFLAKAFLNKNPGAKIIYDPRLTWNTIELVEEAGGVPVMCKSGHAFIKDCMRKEDAVYGGEMSAHNYFKDFSFCDSGMITWLLVAELLCQAEGKMSEMLKERMERYPISGEINSTVADAKAVMAAIEEKYGSTGEVCKMDGFSVDYPEWRFNVRISNTEPVVRLNVETRGDKKLLEEKTAEVLAVIRG; encoded by the coding sequence ATGGAATTAAAATCATCAGCATTCAAAGCATATGATATTCGTGGAAAATTCCCAGAAGAAGTTAATGAAGAATTAGCTTATAGAATTGGTCGTGTATTTCCAACATTATTTAATGCTAAAAGAGTTGCAGTAGGTCATGACATCAGACTTTCTGGTCCAGATATTCAAAAAGCTTTAGAACTCGGTCTTACTGAAATGGGTTGTGAAGTTGTAGATATCGGTCAGTGTGGTACTGAAATGATTTATTTTGCAACAGCTCATCTTGGTTTAGATGGTGGTATCATGATTACTGCTAGTCATAATCCAAAAGAATACAATGGTTTAAAATTAGTTCGTAAAGAAGCTCGTCCTATCAGTGGCGATACTGGTCTTAAAGATATTGAAGCTAAAGTTATGGCTGGTGAACTTGGTACACCAGCAGAAGTATCTGCAAAAGTTATCGAAGTTGATATTATGAAAGATTATATCGACCATTTATTAACTTATGTAGATATGAGTGCTTTAAAACCATTAAAAATTGTTGTAAACTCTGGTAATGGTGCAGCTGGCCCAGCTATTGATGAACTCGAAAAACGCTTACCATTTAACTTTATAAAAGTAAATAACAATCCAGATGGTACATTCCCTAATGGCGTACCAAATCCATTATTAATGGAAAACCGCGAAGCTACTGCAAAAGTTGTTCGTGAAGAAAAAGCAGATTTAGGTGTTGCTTTTGATGGTGACTTTGACCGTTGCTTTATTTTTGATGAAAATGGCGACATGATTGAAGGTTACTATATCGTTGGTTTCTTAGCAAAAGCATTCTTAAATAAAAATCCTGGTGCTAAAATTATCTATGATCCACGCCTCACTTGGAATACAATTGAACTTGTTGAAGAAGCTGGCGGTGTACCTGTTATGTGTAAGAGCGGTCATGCATTTATTAAAGATTGCATGCGTAAAGAAGATGCTGTTTATGGCGGCGAAATGTCTGCACATAACTACTTCAAAGATTTCTCCTTCTGCGATAGCGGTATGATTACATGGCTTTTAGTTGCTGAATTATTATGCCAGGCTGAAGGTAAAATGTCTGAAATGCTCAAAGAACGCATGGAACGTTATCCAATCAGCGGTGAAATCAATAGCACAGTAGCAGATGCAAAAGCTGTTATGGCTGCAATTGAAGAAAAATATGGTTCTACTGGCGAAGTTTGCAAAATGGACGGTTTCAGTGTAGATTATCCTGAATGGAGATTCAATGTTCGTATTTCCAACACTGAACCAGTTGTTCGTCTTAATGTAGAAACTCGTGGCGATAAAAAACTTCTTGAAGAAAAAACAGCAGAAGTTTTAGCAGTTATTCGTGGCTAA
- a CDS encoding TIGR03905 family TSCPD domain-containing protein, giving the protein MKKFSYTTSGTCSKLINFSLDENNIIHDVEFIGGCNGNLQGISKLIEGQSAQNVIDKCQGIHCGMRPTSCPDQLSRALSEAIQK; this is encoded by the coding sequence ATGAAAAAATTTTCTTATACAACTTCTGGTACTTGTTCAAAACTTATAAATTTCAGCCTTGATGAAAACAATATCATTCATGATGTAGAATTCATCGGTGGTTGTAACGGAAATCTTCAAGGTATCAGCAAATTAATCGAAGGTCAATCTGCTCAAAATGTCATTGATAAATGTCAAGGTATACATTGTGGTATGCGTCCTACTTCTTGCCCTGATCAATTATCTAGAGCTTTAAGTGAAGCTATTCAAAAATAA
- a CDS encoding aspartate ammonia-lyase — translation MRIEHDFLGELEVPDNAYYGVQSLRGSHNFNITGQKLDSDFIIALAMVKKAAAMANLKTARLDSKIAKALIAAADEIIDGKLHDNFIVDPIQGGAGTSINMNMNEVLCNRALEIIGEKKGRYDIISPNNHANMAQSTNDAFPTAIKLCIILKSRKLKIALKRLSWELERKAQEFKDVLKMGRTHLQDAVPITLGQEMSAYASGVNRGLRRIEHALINLHYINMGGTAIGTGLNAEPNYIPEVAKILSVLAEEDFHVAENLIDATNNTDGFADMSSALKNTALMLIKMANDFRLMASGPRCGLNELKLPARQPGSSIMPGKVNPVIAEVLNQTCYQIIGNDTAICLAVENGQFELNVMEPVIAFNIFNSLKYMTNAVNTFVDNLLIDLEANKEQCYTWLNHSVGTITALLPHIGYENASMIAKEAYQTNKPVREIILSKNLLTEEELDIILSPSEMTRPGIAGDKLLKENLQKRA, via the coding sequence ATGCGTATAGAACATGATTTTTTAGGTGAACTTGAAGTTCCTGATAATGCTTATTATGGTGTACAAAGTCTTAGAGGTTCTCATAATTTTAACATCACTGGACAAAAACTAGATTCCGATTTTATCATCGCACTTGCTATGGTAAAAAAAGCTGCTGCTATGGCAAATTTAAAAACAGCTCGTCTTGATAGTAAAATTGCAAAAGCTTTAATAGCAGCTGCTGATGAAATTATTGATGGAAAATTACATGATAATTTCATTGTTGACCCTATTCAAGGTGGTGCTGGTACTTCCATCAATATGAATATGAATGAAGTACTTTGTAATCGTGCCTTAGAAATTATTGGAGAGAAAAAAGGACGTTATGATATTATTTCTCCAAATAATCATGCTAATATGGCTCAATCTACAAATGATGCATTCCCTACAGCTATAAAATTATGTATTATTTTAAAATCTCGTAAATTAAAAATTGCTTTAAAACGTTTATCTTGGGAATTAGAACGCAAAGCTCAAGAATTTAAAGATGTTCTCAAAATGGGTAGAACACATCTTCAAGATGCTGTACCTATTACTTTAGGGCAGGAAATGTCTGCTTATGCTTCTGGTGTAAATCGCGGTTTACGTCGCATTGAACATGCTTTAATCAATTTACACTATATCAACATGGGCGGAACAGCTATCGGCACTGGATTAAACGCTGAACCTAACTACATTCCTGAAGTTGCTAAAATTTTATCTGTATTAGCTGAAGAAGATTTCCATGTAGCTGAAAATTTAATTGATGCTACTAATAATACAGATGGATTTGCTGATATGTCTTCTGCTTTAAAAAATACAGCACTTATGCTCATAAAAATGGCAAATGATTTCCGTTTAATGGCTTCTGGCCCTCGTTGCGGTTTAAATGAATTAAAATTACCAGCTCGTCAACCAGGTTCTTCCATCATGCCAGGAAAAGTAAATCCTGTTATCGCTGAAGTTTTAAATCAGACTTGCTACCAAATCATTGGCAATGATACTGCTATCTGCCTTGCTGTTGAAAACGGTCAATTTGAATTAAATGTTATGGAACCTGTAATTGCATTTAACATCTTTAATTCCTTAAAATATATGACAAATGCTGTTAATACTTTTGTTGATAATCTCTTAATTGATTTAGAAGCTAATAAAGAACAATGCTATACTTGGCTCAATCATAGTGTTGGTACAATCACAGCATTACTTCCTCATATTGGCTATGAAAATGCTTCTATGATCGCTAAAGAAGCTTATCAAACTAATAAACCTGTACGTGAAATCATCTTAAGTAAAAATCTATTAACTGAAGAAGAATTAGATATTATCTTATCTCCAAGTGAAATGACTCGTCCTGGTATCGCTGGTGATAAATTATTAAAAGAAAATCTTCAAAAAAGAGCTTAA